From a single Pseudalkalibacillus hwajinpoensis genomic region:
- the pdaB gene encoding polysaccharide deacetylase family sporulation protein PdaB: MKFFWIWNGKRIKQSLIVVVAALFTAIILFVEGRELTVFTSNNVPLAIDQVKSSERHLALTFDISWGETKALPILKELKQNKVKASFFLSGAWAERHPEIVEQIVKDGHEIGSLGYKYENYTSMEDEEIRTDIIRSQEAINKVAGDQPELLRPPNGNFDKRVLTLADKLHYTIIHWSLDSEDWRNPGKEIIVENITNEADPGDIILLHASDSAKQTTEALPAIISQLKKKGYSFVTVSELVSNADIKSEEIK; encoded by the coding sequence ATGAAGTTTTTTTGGATATGGAACGGAAAACGTATTAAGCAAAGCCTCATTGTTGTAGTAGCCGCTTTATTCACAGCCATTATTTTATTTGTAGAAGGTAGAGAACTCACTGTATTTACATCCAATAATGTACCGTTAGCTATTGATCAGGTCAAAAGCAGCGAAAGACATCTTGCCTTAACTTTTGACATAAGCTGGGGAGAGACAAAGGCACTTCCCATTCTGAAAGAATTAAAACAAAACAAAGTGAAGGCTTCCTTTTTTCTATCAGGAGCGTGGGCAGAACGTCATCCAGAAATTGTCGAGCAAATCGTGAAGGACGGGCACGAAATCGGCAGCCTTGGCTACAAGTACGAGAACTACACTTCCATGGAAGATGAAGAAATAAGAACGGATATTATTCGTTCCCAGGAAGCCATTAATAAAGTAGCTGGAGATCAACCAGAGCTACTAAGACCGCCTAATGGTAACTTTGATAAAAGGGTACTCACTCTTGCTGATAAATTGCACTACACCATCATTCACTGGAGCCTCGACTCAGAAGACTGGAGAAACCCTGGTAAGGAGATCATTGTAGAGAACATTACGAATGAGGCTGATCCTGGAGACATTATTCTCCTTCACGCATCTGATTCTGCAAAACAAACAACGGAGGCCCTTCCAGCCATCATTTCACAGCTTAAGAAGAAGGGTTATTCGTTTGTTACCGTTAGTGAACTGGTTTCGAATGCTGATATTAAAAGTGAGGAAATTAAATAA
- a CDS encoding CdaR family protein, which yields MDKLLTSNWFVKIISFLLALMLYTIVAMPDASTTSRGESFLEPESETERITDMELEILYDEENVVVSDLPETVDVIVEGRTDGVMLSKLTNKEIYVDLRNLTPGQHLVTVKHRDFPENVDVTIDPVRVSVTIEEKKATNFQAGINLLKQEELPEGYTTEEPIVSPKTVTVTGARSKLEKVAFVRGYVDVSGAKEEVNERITLNVYDANMDEIQGLSIDPAVVDVKVPIKAPFKKVPIKLDQEGKLPEGISISSIELDPAEVSVFGPREDLEKLEFLDGIPLDLSDISKDTTVELDIPVPEGMKKVDPEKVKATIKVGKEDERAFNDVPIEVTGVSEGLTANVSEPDNGVTDMTLYGDASVLENVQTNDFQAYIDASGLSEGNHELNLQWNGPSYVRWTGSPKKVTLTIENSTS from the coding sequence ATGGACAAATTGTTAACGAGTAACTGGTTTGTCAAAATCATCTCTTTTCTTCTCGCTCTTATGCTCTACACAATTGTCGCTATGCCGGATGCATCTACGACATCGAGGGGAGAAAGCTTTCTAGAGCCGGAGTCCGAAACTGAACGAATAACTGACATGGAACTTGAAATTCTGTATGATGAGGAAAATGTGGTGGTATCTGATCTACCTGAAACGGTAGATGTGATTGTCGAAGGTCGTACAGATGGTGTTATGCTTTCAAAGCTTACCAACAAAGAAATTTATGTAGATTTGCGTAATTTAACACCAGGGCAGCATCTTGTCACGGTGAAACACCGCGATTTTCCTGAGAATGTAGATGTGACCATTGATCCAGTCAGAGTTTCGGTGACGATTGAAGAAAAGAAAGCAACTAACTTTCAGGCTGGTATTAACTTGCTAAAACAAGAAGAGCTTCCAGAAGGTTATACAACCGAAGAGCCAATCGTATCTCCTAAAACAGTTACTGTGACGGGGGCGAGGTCGAAGCTTGAAAAAGTTGCTTTTGTTAGAGGGTATGTTGATGTAAGTGGTGCTAAGGAAGAGGTCAATGAACGGATTACACTGAACGTGTATGATGCGAATATGGATGAAATACAGGGGCTTTCGATTGATCCAGCAGTGGTTGATGTGAAAGTACCGATAAAAGCACCTTTCAAGAAAGTACCGATTAAGCTTGATCAGGAGGGGAAGCTTCCTGAAGGGATCAGCATCTCGTCAATTGAACTTGATCCTGCTGAAGTATCCGTATTTGGACCTCGGGAAGATCTCGAAAAATTGGAATTTTTGGATGGTATTCCGTTAGATCTATCAGATATTTCGAAAGATACAACAGTTGAACTTGATATTCCTGTTCCGGAAGGTATGAAGAAAGTTGATCCGGAAAAAGTTAAAGCAACGATTAAAGTAGGCAAAGAGGATGAGAGAGCTTTCAATGACGTTCCCATTGAGGTTACCGGCGTGTCTGAAGGGCTAACTGCCAATGTTTCAGAACCAGACAATGGTGTCACTGATATGACTTTGTATGGTGATGCCAGTGTGCTTGAAAATGTTCAAACCAATGATTTTCAGGCTTATATTGATGCAAGCGGGCTTTCTGAAGGTAATCATGAATTGAATTTACAATGGAACGGACCATCCTATGTTCGTTGGACCGGTTCACCTAAAAAGGTCACTCTTACGATAGAAAATAGTACATCCTAG
- a CDS encoding KinB-signaling pathway activation protein — protein sequence MKTRNLVYLFFSTLLIGSTAGMITGIILDWPQYWTDLKNGELVSFLIVMLWLLGVSSIFSLISQMGFFAYLTIHRFGLGIFKSARLWNIVQIILIAVALFDLVYFRYAVFAEAGESVVGYVLIAVFLLLVGLGAAYIKQKETNKQAFIPALFFIVVVTILEWIPGLQSNDPKWLWLIFIPLLVSNVWQLLTLHRLIGKDA from the coding sequence GTGAAAACAAGAAATCTTGTTTATTTATTCTTTTCAACCCTTCTGATTGGATCAACAGCAGGCATGATTACAGGAATTATTTTAGACTGGCCACAATACTGGACAGATCTTAAAAACGGCGAGCTCGTTTCGTTCCTAATTGTTATGCTCTGGTTACTAGGAGTATCTAGCATCTTTAGTTTGATTAGTCAGATGGGATTTTTCGCATACTTAACCATTCATCGATTTGGCCTTGGTATTTTCAAGTCAGCAAGACTCTGGAACATCGTGCAAATTATTCTCATTGCTGTGGCGCTATTCGATTTAGTTTATTTCCGATATGCAGTTTTTGCCGAAGCAGGAGAGAGCGTCGTGGGTTATGTACTTATTGCCGTATTCCTTCTTTTAGTTGGACTCGGAGCGGCTTATATTAAACAGAAAGAAACAAATAAGCAGGCCTTTATTCCTGCCCTCTTCTTTATCGTAGTCGTAACGATTCTCGAATGGATTCCAGGTCTACAAAGCAATGATCCAAAATGGCTCTGGCTTATTTTTATTCCACTTCTAGTCAGTAATGTATGGCAATTGTTAACACTACACCGACTAATCGGGAAAGACGCATAA
- a CDS encoding anti-sigma factor — protein sequence MKCPAEIIAIMHNVLDEEATKEQRRQLFDHLQTCGDCKEHYEELKKTQSFLLSSPSMKAPDGFTSKVMQQLPQEKRTFWIKRWLKSHPIVTAAVLFLALMAGSVYSSWTSEDQLSALSGNLRFDQETNTVIVPEGEVVEGDLTVKNRNLEIEGQVRGDVLVINGEQYMASAGQVTGDIKEVDHILDWTWYQLKNIFNELGNFFTEEDSK from the coding sequence ATGAAATGCCCTGCAGAAATAATTGCGATCATGCATAATGTTCTTGATGAAGAAGCGACAAAGGAGCAGCGACGTCAGCTATTTGATCATTTACAAACATGCGGTGATTGCAAAGAACATTATGAAGAATTAAAGAAAACGCAATCGTTTCTCCTCAGCTCGCCTTCTATGAAGGCACCCGATGGTTTTACATCAAAGGTAATGCAGCAGCTTCCACAGGAGAAACGAACTTTCTGGATTAAGCGCTGGTTGAAGTCGCATCCAATCGTAACGGCGGCTGTTTTGTTTCTGGCTTTAATGGCCGGATCAGTCTATTCATCCTGGACGAGTGAGGACCAGCTGTCTGCGTTGTCTGGTAACCTGAGGTTTGATCAAGAAACCAATACGGTGATTGTACCAGAGGGTGAAGTGGTTGAAGGTGATTTAACCGTAAAGAACCGCAATCTTGAAATAGAAGGTCAGGTTAGAGGAGATGTGCTGGTCATAAACGGTGAGCAGTATATGGCCTCTGCCGGACAGGTTACCGGCGATATTAAAGAAGTCGATCATATCCTTGATTGGACCTGGTACCAGTTGAAGAATATTTTTAACGAATTGGGAAATTTTTTCACTGAGGAAGATTCTAAATAA
- a CDS encoding Mrp/NBP35 family ATP-binding protein: MLTKDQVVELLQKVQDPILHKNITIRDVKTKEGYVSVKVALAQTETAEQMQVQQEIVNTLKGAGAESVGLRFEQLADEELPEGTSANPNLPPLLSPESKTQFIAVASGKGGVGKSTVTVNLATALARLGKQVGIIDADIYGFSVPDMMGIESRPKVVQEKIYPVERFGVKVMSMAFFVEDNAPVIWRGPMLGKMLNNFFSEVDWGELDYLLLDLPPGTGDVALDVHTMLPASKEIIVTTPHATAAFVAARAGAMALKTKHEVLGVVENMSYFESKITGEKEYVFGQGGGEKLASELSTDILGKLPLGQPDFNDEEFAPSVYQEDHPIGKQYLEIAKEVISKTE; encoded by the coding sequence ATGTTAACGAAAGATCAAGTCGTTGAGTTATTACAAAAGGTGCAAGACCCTATTTTACATAAAAATATTACCATTCGTGATGTTAAAACCAAAGAAGGCTATGTCAGTGTAAAAGTAGCCCTCGCGCAAACGGAAACTGCTGAGCAGATGCAGGTACAACAGGAAATTGTTAATACGCTTAAGGGAGCAGGAGCAGAATCAGTTGGATTGCGATTTGAGCAGCTTGCTGATGAGGAACTTCCTGAGGGGACTTCTGCAAATCCTAATCTTCCTCCCTTACTCTCACCGGAAAGCAAAACGCAATTTATTGCAGTTGCTAGTGGGAAGGGTGGCGTAGGTAAATCAACTGTGACGGTCAACCTGGCTACTGCACTTGCTCGCCTTGGGAAACAGGTCGGCATTATTGACGCGGATATTTATGGATTCAGCGTACCGGACATGATGGGAATTGAAAGCAGGCCAAAAGTGGTTCAGGAAAAAATTTACCCTGTAGAGCGTTTTGGCGTTAAGGTGATGTCGATGGCCTTTTTTGTTGAGGACAATGCGCCGGTAATCTGGCGTGGACCAATGCTTGGGAAAATGCTTAACAACTTCTTTAGTGAAGTGGACTGGGGAGAACTGGATTACTTGCTATTAGATCTACCACCTGGGACAGGTGATGTGGCGCTTGATGTGCATACCATGCTTCCAGCTTCTAAAGAAATTATTGTCACAACACCTCACGCAACAGCTGCATTTGTAGCAGCGCGAGCGGGAGCTATGGCACTCAAAACAAAGCATGAGGTGTTGGGTGTCGTTGAGAACATGTCTTATTTTGAGAGCAAGATAACTGGAGAGAAAGAATATGTATTCGGACAGGGCGGGGGGGAAAAATTAGCCTCGGAACTATCTACTGATATCCTTGGGAAACTTCCTCTTGGGCAGCCTGATTTTAATGACGAAGAGTTTGCGCCTTCTGTCTACCAGGAAGATCATCCTATTGGGAAACAATATTTAGAAATTGCGAAAGAAGTTATATCAAAAACGGAATAA
- a CDS encoding aspartyl-phosphate phosphatase Spo0E family protein, whose amino-acid sequence MVRLNRRMNFRIVRDEDYLLEEIEASRKKMNLLARNQPLSSNEIIEISTYLDYLLNEYDQCRNKKIAAL is encoded by the coding sequence ATGGTCAGGTTGAATCGAAGAATGAACTTCCGGATCGTACGGGATGAAGATTATTTGCTTGAAGAAATTGAAGCTTCTCGTAAGAAAATGAATTTATTAGCCAGAAATCAGCCCTTAAGCTCTAATGAAATTATAGAAATCAGTACTTACCTTGATTATTTATTGAATGAATATGATCAATGTCGGAATAAAAAAATAGCGGCTCTCTAA
- the gerD gene encoding spore germination lipoprotein GerD — protein MRQRFNLVALGLAILLIAGCASGSAEGSQANYEETKKMLVDLLKTDEGKKAIQEIMSDEKLKQQLVMEQPFVKETIQKVLTTEEGKKYWQEMLKDPAFVENFAKNIQGENEKLFKALMDDPEYQEKMMDLMQDPEMEKQYLQLLESKQSRQQIKDLISETFESPLFQAKIQEMLTKITAEQLKASGGGKEQQKSDQESGSGGGGSGNSGGQ, from the coding sequence ATGAGGCAACGATTCAATCTGGTTGCTCTTGGGTTAGCTATTCTTCTCATTGCCGGTTGTGCCTCAGGTTCTGCTGAGGGTTCTCAGGCAAATTATGAAGAAACGAAGAAAATGCTCGTAGATCTGTTAAAAACAGATGAAGGTAAAAAAGCCATTCAAGAAATTATGTCAGACGAGAAACTTAAACAGCAGCTCGTTATGGAACAACCATTTGTGAAAGAAACAATACAGAAGGTCCTCACTACTGAAGAAGGTAAAAAGTATTGGCAGGAAATGTTGAAAGACCCCGCTTTCGTTGAAAACTTTGCTAAAAACATTCAAGGTGAGAATGAAAAGTTATTTAAAGCATTGATGGATGATCCCGAGTATCAAGAGAAAATGATGGACCTTATGCAGGATCCAGAAATGGAAAAGCAGTATCTACAGCTACTAGAAAGCAAACAATCCAGACAACAAATAAAAGACCTGATTTCAGAGACATTTGAAAGTCCTCTCTTTCAAGCAAAGATTCAAGAGATGTTAACGAAAATTACCGCGGAGCAATTAAAAGCGTCAGGCGGAGGAAAAGAACAACAAAAAAGCGACCAGGAATCAGGGTCTGGAGGCGGAGGAAGCGGAAATTCAGGTGGTCAATAA
- the ltrA gene encoding group II intron reverse transcriptase/maturase, translating to MLEKILHRNNLNEAYRRVVRNKGSHGVDHIPTSELKSQISESWNEIEAQLLDGTYQPSPVRRVEIPKPNGGKRKLGIPTAMDRFIQQAINLYLQRIYDPSFSNSSYGFRPGKRAHDAVRKAQEYVNDGYRWVVDIDLEKFFDRVHHDRLMRTLSCRVKDGRILRIIRRYLQAGVMENGLTQTNQAGTPQGSPLSPLLSNIVLNELDKELESRGIRFVRYADDCQIYVGSRRAAERILRNISQFIKKKLKLKVNKEKSAIDRPWKRTFLGFSFTLHRDSKIRVAKQSIQRAKQELRRLTSRKWSLAMSDRIKKLNKFIVGWRNYFQLAETTSTFRELMAWLRRRLRMIRWKEWKTPKTRRKELLSLGVTKAKAFEWSNTRKGYWRIASSPILHRTFNDKYWRQLGLKSLEAR from the coding sequence ATGTTGGAAAAGATACTTCATCGGAACAATTTAAACGAAGCCTATCGACGAGTGGTCCGAAACAAAGGGAGTCACGGCGTTGATCACATTCCCACGTCTGAACTGAAATCCCAGATCTCGGAGTCCTGGAATGAGATTGAAGCCCAACTTCTGGATGGAACCTATCAACCGTCACCCGTCCGTCGTGTCGAAATCCCGAAACCGAACGGAGGCAAACGAAAGCTAGGCATTCCAACCGCCATGGATCGCTTCATCCAACAAGCTATCAACCTTTATCTTCAACGGATCTACGATCCGTCGTTTTCCAACTCAAGCTACGGGTTCCGACCAGGAAAACGAGCACACGATGCGGTCCGAAAAGCCCAAGAATATGTCAATGACGGATACCGGTGGGTGGTGGATATCGATCTGGAGAAATTCTTTGATCGCGTTCACCACGACCGACTAATGCGCACATTGAGTTGTCGGGTTAAGGACGGTCGCATCCTTCGAATCATTCGGAGATACCTACAAGCTGGGGTTATGGAGAACGGCCTAACACAGACGAACCAAGCAGGGACACCGCAAGGAAGTCCTTTAAGTCCACTTCTATCAAATATCGTGTTAAATGAACTGGATAAGGAATTGGAGTCAAGAGGTATTCGTTTCGTTCGATACGCCGACGATTGTCAGATTTACGTAGGCTCAAGAAGAGCAGCCGAACGAATCCTTCGAAATATCAGCCAGTTTATCAAGAAGAAATTAAAACTAAAAGTTAATAAGGAAAAGAGTGCGATTGACCGCCCGTGGAAACGAACGTTCCTTGGGTTTAGTTTCACGCTCCACCGAGACTCGAAAATCAGGGTCGCGAAACAATCAATCCAACGAGCAAAACAGGAACTTCGACGCTTAACATCACGAAAGTGGAGTTTAGCGATGTCCGATCGAATCAAGAAATTAAACAAATTCATTGTAGGGTGGCGAAACTATTTCCAGCTCGCTGAAACGACATCAACTTTTAGAGAATTAATGGCATGGTTGAGAAGGAGATTACGAATGATCCGGTGGAAGGAATGGAAAACACCTAAAACAAGAAGGAAAGAACTCCTTTCATTAGGTGTTACAAAAGCGAAAGCTTTTGAATGGAGCAACACAAGAAAAGGCTACTGGCGAATTGCCAGTAGCCCGATCCTCCATCGTACCTTCAATGACAAGTATTGGCGTCAGTTAGGATTAAAATCGTTAGAAGCACGTTAG
- the glmM gene encoding phosphoglucosamine mutase — translation MGKYFGTDGVRGIANTELTPELAFKLGRFGGYVLTKDAQKPKILIGRDTRISGYMLEGALVAGLLSIGAEVMRLGVISTPGVAHLTKALSAQAGVMISASHNPVGDNGIKFFGPDGFKLLDAQEDEIEALIDGDEDTVPRPTGSDLGIVSDYFEGCQKYLQYLKQTVDEDFSGLHIALDCAHGATSSLAAHLFADLEADISTIGTNPTGTNINDGVGSTHPETLAEFVKEKNADLGFAFDGDGDRLIAVDENGEIVDGDQIMFIVAKFMKDQKRLRHDTVVSTVMSNLGFHKGMEEAGVTSLQTKVGDRYVMEEMRKEGYNLGGEQSGHIIFLDHITTGDGMLSALQLANIIKVTNKSLSELAGEMTKYPQSLVNVRVTDKTKVDTNEHIQETIQQVESDMNGEGRILVRPSGTEPLVRVMAEAPTKELCEEYVDRVVKMVEQELGA, via the coding sequence ATGGGAAAATATTTTGGTACAGATGGTGTGCGAGGTATAGCAAACACTGAGCTAACTCCTGAACTTGCATTTAAACTTGGCCGTTTTGGTGGATATGTATTAACGAAAGATGCACAAAAACCTAAAATTTTAATCGGGCGTGATACACGCATTTCAGGATATATGCTGGAAGGTGCATTAGTTGCAGGACTATTGTCCATAGGCGCTGAAGTCATGCGTCTTGGTGTTATATCAACTCCGGGAGTTGCTCATTTGACAAAGGCACTTAGTGCGCAAGCTGGTGTGATGATTTCTGCTTCTCATAATCCAGTTGGAGATAATGGTATTAAGTTCTTTGGCCCGGATGGCTTTAAGCTTCTTGATGCTCAAGAAGACGAAATTGAGGCGCTTATTGATGGCGATGAAGATACGGTTCCGCGTCCTACTGGATCAGATCTTGGGATTGTAAGTGACTATTTCGAGGGTTGTCAGAAATATCTTCAATACTTAAAGCAAACTGTGGATGAAGATTTTTCTGGTCTTCACATTGCGCTTGACTGTGCACACGGTGCAACATCATCTCTCGCAGCTCACTTGTTTGCAGATCTTGAGGCAGATATCTCTACAATCGGTACAAATCCGACAGGAACAAATATTAATGATGGCGTAGGTTCAACGCATCCTGAAACGCTCGCCGAGTTCGTAAAAGAAAAAAATGCCGATCTCGGATTTGCGTTTGATGGAGATGGCGATCGCCTGATTGCAGTAGATGAAAATGGAGAAATCGTTGATGGCGATCAAATCATGTTTATCGTTGCTAAGTTTATGAAAGACCAGAAGCGTCTTCGCCATGACACGGTTGTCTCTACAGTGATGAGTAACCTTGGTTTCCATAAAGGAATGGAAGAAGCAGGTGTCACGTCACTTCAAACAAAAGTTGGCGACCGCTATGTAATGGAAGAGATGCGTAAAGAAGGCTATAACCTTGGTGGTGAACAGTCTGGGCATATTATCTTCCTTGATCATATTACAACCGGCGATGGCATGCTCTCGGCGCTTCAACTAGCTAACATTATAAAAGTAACCAATAAATCTTTATCAGAGCTTGCAGGTGAAATGACGAAATATCCGCAATCGCTTGTGAACGTAAGAGTAACGGATAAAACAAAAGTGGATACGAACGAGCATATTCAAGAAACGATTCAGCAGGTTGAGAGCGATATGAACGGCGAAGGCCGAATTCTGGTTCGTCCTTCAGGCACAGAACCACTAGTACGCGTTATGGCTGAAGCTCCAACAAAAGAGCTCTGTGAAGAATACGTAGACCGTGTTGTAAAGATGGTTGAGCAGGAACTTGGCGCTTAA
- the cdaA gene encoding diadenylate cyclase CdaA, protein MPVANVNVFDYITEIIDILLVTYVIYKIIMLIRGTKAVQLLKGITVIIAAWFLSSFFELNTLHWILERVVLYGLLAIIIIFQPELRRALEQLGRGRFFTRSAVEEEETNKMVEAIIKSSSYMGKRRIGALISIERETGLNDYVETGIPMNAKLTSELLINIFIPNTPLHDGAVIMKKDEILAAACYLPLSESPFISKELGTRHRAALGISEVTDSLTLVVSEETGSISLTKNGELHRNLSEEVLRELLITELNPAISKTETSNRFSNWRGKK, encoded by the coding sequence CTGCCTGTTGCAAATGTTAATGTATTTGATTACATAACTGAAATAATAGACATTTTACTTGTTACCTATGTGATATATAAGATTATTATGCTCATTCGAGGCACTAAAGCTGTTCAGCTCTTAAAGGGAATAACAGTGATTATTGCAGCATGGTTTTTAAGCAGCTTTTTCGAGCTCAATACCCTGCACTGGATATTGGAACGGGTGGTTCTCTATGGTCTTCTCGCTATCATTATTATATTTCAACCAGAGTTACGAAGAGCTCTTGAACAACTAGGGAGAGGGCGATTTTTTACTCGATCAGCCGTTGAGGAAGAAGAGACTAACAAGATGGTCGAAGCGATCATTAAATCTTCTTCATATATGGGAAAACGTCGTATTGGTGCACTGATCTCTATTGAGCGGGAAACAGGACTAAATGATTATGTAGAGACTGGAATTCCTATGAATGCTAAACTGACTTCAGAACTTCTAATTAATATTTTTATACCAAATACACCACTGCATGATGGAGCAGTCATTATGAAAAAAGATGAAATTCTAGCTGCAGCCTGCTACTTACCATTATCCGAGAGTCCTTTTATATCGAAAGAGCTTGGAACAAGACACCGAGCAGCGCTCGGCATTAGCGAAGTTACAGACAGCCTTACTCTGGTGGTTTCTGAAGAGACTGGGAGCATCTCCCTGACAAAGAATGGAGAACTCCATCGAAATTTATCTGAGGAAGTATTACGAGAGTTACTGATTACAGAATTAAACCCTGCTATTTCGAAAACCGAGACTTCCAACCGCTTTAGCAATTGGAGGGGGAAAAAGTAA
- the rocF gene encoding arginase: MNKQLSIIGVPMDLGQMRRGVDMGPSAIRYAGIVERLTKLNYDIEDLGDIEIGRPEQPPEEQDHQLKNLKEVADASENLSNVVSEVVNGKRFPLVFGGDHSIAIGTLAGVARHYENLGVIWYDAHGDLNDSATSPSGNIHGMPLAVSLGIGDESLTGISGYSPKVKPENIVIIGARSLDEGERELIKEKGIKVYTMHEIDRMGMTKVMEEAIEYVSKGTDGVHLSLDLDGLDPHDAPGVGTPVLGGISYRESHLAMEMLAESDILTSAEFVEVNPILDEKNKTATVAVALMGSLFGEKLK; the protein is encoded by the coding sequence TTGAATAAACAACTTTCGATTATAGGAGTACCAATGGATCTTGGACAGATGAGGCGCGGGGTGGACATGGGACCTAGTGCGATTCGCTATGCAGGAATTGTTGAGCGCTTAACGAAATTAAATTATGACATTGAAGATCTTGGGGATATTGAAATCGGTCGACCTGAGCAGCCGCCTGAAGAACAGGATCATCAATTAAAGAATTTGAAAGAAGTAGCGGATGCGAGTGAGAATCTCTCAAACGTGGTGAGTGAAGTTGTTAATGGTAAGCGTTTTCCGCTTGTATTTGGAGGGGATCATAGTATTGCGATTGGAACGCTAGCTGGGGTTGCCCGTCATTATGAAAATCTGGGCGTTATCTGGTATGATGCCCATGGAGATTTAAATGACTCAGCCACCTCCCCATCCGGTAACATTCATGGAATGCCACTTGCTGTGAGCCTTGGAATTGGTGACGAGTCGTTAACTGGTATTTCTGGGTATAGTCCTAAGGTTAAGCCAGAGAATATTGTCATTATTGGTGCTCGTTCCCTTGATGAGGGAGAGAGAGAATTAATTAAAGAAAAAGGTATCAAAGTTTACACCATGCATGAAATTGATCGTATGGGAATGACTAAGGTGATGGAGGAAGCCATTGAGTATGTTTCCAAAGGTACTGATGGGGTTCACTTGAGTCTGGATCTCGATGGACTTGATCCGCATGATGCACCAGGTGTTGGTACACCAGTTCTGGGGGGGATTAGCTATCGTGAGAGCCACCTCGCAATGGAGATGCTTGCTGAATCAGATATCCTTACTTCTGCAGAGTTTGTTGAAGTGAACCCTATCCTCGATGAGAAGAACAAAACAGCTACAGTGGCTGTTGCTTTAATGGGCTCATTGTTCGGAGAAAAATTAAAATAA
- the sigW gene encoding RNA polymerase sigma factor SigW produces the protein MDAIVKRIILQVRKGDHNAFGELVELYKDRVYTLTYRMLGNRQEAEDVAQEAFIRAYTNIDRYQIDRKFSTWLYRIATNLSIDRMRKKKPDYYLDAEISGTDGLTMYSQISSGEELPDDEVVSLEAQNDIHRAILSLPPKYRSAITLKYIQELSLKEISEILDLPLGTVKTRIHRGREALRKKLREQ, from the coding sequence ATGGATGCCATTGTAAAACGAATCATATTGCAAGTGAGAAAAGGAGATCATAACGCGTTTGGGGAGCTTGTGGAGCTCTACAAAGACAGAGTCTATACTCTAACTTACCGAATGCTTGGTAATAGGCAAGAGGCAGAGGATGTGGCACAGGAGGCGTTTATTCGTGCATATACGAATATCGACCGTTATCAAATTGATCGAAAATTCTCCACGTGGTTGTATCGGATTGCTACGAATTTGTCAATTGACCGGATGCGTAAAAAGAAGCCGGACTATTACCTTGATGCTGAAATCTCTGGAACGGATGGGCTAACGATGTATTCCCAAATTTCTTCAGGAGAAGAGCTTCCTGATGATGAAGTTGTTTCCCTTGAAGCGCAGAACGATATACATCGTGCAATTTTGAGTCTTCCACCGAAGTATCGAAGTGCAATTACTCTGAAATACATTCAAGAATTATCACTGAAAGAAATTAGTGAAATTTTGGACCTTCCACTTGGTACAGTGAAAACCCGAATACATCGAGGTAGAGAAGCGCTTAGGAAGAAGCTTCGAGAGCAATGA